The genomic segment TGTCGCCGTCGGCGGTCCACAAATGGACGCGCGGCGGCGAAATCGAGTACGAACGGCTGCTCGCGCTCGCGAAGTTTCTCGGCGTGAACTGGCTGTGGCTGCGTTATGGCGAGCGTGCCATCGCGGATCTGGAGGCCAGCAGCATCACCGACCCGCACATGCGCGGACTGCGCCAGAAGCACCTCACGGAGATCATGGAGAGCGAAGCGCGGATGAAATTCGCGCAGGAGGTCTCGGGCATCGTCACGTGGGAATGGAACGTGCTGACGGACAGCGTGACCTATTCGCCGAACGACATCACCCTGTTCGGCCGCCATATCAGCACCATGGACGACTTCTGGGCCTGCGTGCATCCATCCGATGCGGCGCGGCTGCGCGAGGTGCTGCAGCGCGCGCTGGGAGCGCCGGAAATGCATGAGTGGGAGTTCCGCGTGGTGCACGAGAACGCGACGCGCTGGATCTCGTCCCGCGCAACGCTGGTGCACGACTTCGCACAGCGTCCCGTGAAGATGATCGGCGTGAGCCTCGACATCA from the Cupriavidus sp. WKF15 genome contains:
- a CDS encoding PAS domain-containing protein, encoding MTEDTFAARFKGVLEGKRIMLKQVAEALSVSPSAVHKWTRGGEIEYERLLALAKFLGVNWLWLRYGERAIADLEASSITDPHMRGLRQKHLTEIMESEARMKFAQEVSGIVTWEWNVLTDSVTYSPNDITLFGRHISTMDDFWACVHPSDAARLREVLQRALGAPEMHEWEFRVVHENATRWISSRATLVHDFAQRPVKMIGVSLDISERRRAEAALRQSEALLAKAQEIAHLGGWYWNIQTDDCSWTDEAYRLFGWAPQAFKVTIERFMASIVEEDRPRVEAAIRAAIIDGQPYRVEFTILLPDGSRREIREEGEVTLDEDGNALTMVGASQDVTGQKRG